A region from the uncultured Methanobrevibacter sp. genome encodes:
- a CDS encoding HPP family protein: MKIKNIMSENVVSIDKNLNICDCLRVMYKDNLSRIPVTSTNENKKVLVGIISEKDIANKLGSAKYGNMAPSHFHVSTVMVKDLITVDEDDDVTEVAKILIDKNIGAIPVLSDGEMVGIVTKSDFIYLCKAKAYEKISVKDIMTTDIISISADDRLVHARKVIMDSGVGRLLLTEDNELAGIITSKDIAKAFVSFRKHTPDKYQSSQIKELIAGDYMSANVETISQYATVPQLADAMLETGYNGYPVVDDEDQIIGIVTQSDLLKLIYEMETQ; encoded by the coding sequence ATGAAAATCAAAAATATAATGTCTGAAAATGTGGTATCTATTGATAAGAATTTAAACATATGTGATTGTCTAAGAGTGATGTATAAGGATAACTTATCTAGAATACCAGTCACTAGTACCAATGAAAATAAAAAAGTTTTAGTCGGAATTATCTCAGAAAAAGATATAGCTAATAAGTTAGGCTCCGCTAAATATGGTAATATGGCTCCTTCACATTTCCACGTATCCACTGTAATGGTCAAAGACTTGATCACAGTAGATGAGGATGATGATGTGACTGAAGTGGCAAAAATCTTGATTGACAAGAATATTGGTGCCATTCCAGTTTTATCTGATGGTGAAATGGTTGGAATCGTAACTAAATCTGATTTCATATATTTATGCAAAGCTAAAGCATATGAAAAGATTTCAGTTAAGGATATTATGACAACAGATATTATTTCAATATCTGCAGATGATCGTTTAGTTCACGCAAGAAAAGTTATAATGGACTCAGGTGTCGGACGTTTATTACTTACTGAAGACAATGAGCTTGCAGGAATTATTACTTCAAAAGACATTGCAAAAGCATTTGTTTCATTCAGGAAACACACTCCTGACAAGTATCAATCCTCTCAAATCAAAGAGTTGATTGCAGGAGATTACATGTCTGCAAATGTGGAAACAATCTCACAATATGCAACAGTTCCACAGCTTGCTGATGCAATGTTGGAAACTGGTTATAATGGTTACCCTGTAGTTGATGATGAAGATCAAATTATAGGAATTGTAACTCAATCAGATTTGCTAAAATTGATTTATGAAATGGAAACCCAATAG
- the pheA gene encoding prephenate dehydratase: protein MINDKVAFLGPQGTFSHEAASLVSDNLISYCSIQQVMGAVERGECVCGIVPIENSIEGPVSLTLDSLIHNFDLKIKNEIVIPINHNLLAAKEMTVDEVENVYSHSQALGQCQPYLERHGITAHYTLSTAAAAKRVAETGEDAAIGTLKAAELYGLKVIDTNIQENFNNETRFVVLDNEDSPITGNDKTSISFSLFEDKPGGLYELLALFAENDVNLTKIESRPSKEGLGHYIFFIDLEGHRLDDDIGRILKHLEENTSFFKILGSYPVFSEDLFK, encoded by the coding sequence ATGATAAATGATAAAGTTGCATTTTTAGGACCTCAAGGAACATTCTCTCACGAAGCTGCATCATTGGTCAGTGACAATTTGATTTCCTACTGTTCAATACAGCAGGTGATGGGTGCTGTAGAAAGAGGGGAATGCGTATGCGGTATTGTACCGATTGAAAATTCTATTGAAGGTCCAGTTAGCTTGACTTTAGATTCCTTGATTCATAATTTTGACTTGAAGATCAAAAACGAGATTGTCATTCCAATCAACCATAATTTATTGGCTGCTAAGGAAATGACTGTAGATGAAGTGGAAAATGTCTATTCACATTCACAGGCTTTAGGCCAATGCCAGCCTTATTTGGAAAGGCATGGAATCACTGCTCATTATACATTAAGCACTGCTGCAGCTGCTAAAAGGGTTGCAGAAACCGGTGAAGATGCAGCTATTGGAACATTAAAGGCAGCGGAACTCTATGGATTGAAGGTTATTGATACAAACATTCAAGAGAATTTCAACAATGAAACCCGTTTTGTTGTTTTGGATAATGAGGATTCTCCAATCACTGGAAATGACAAGACTTCAATTTCATTTTCATTGTTTGAGGATAAGCCAGGGGGACTTTACGAACTTTTAGCTCTATTTGCAGAAAATGATGTAAACTTGACTAAAATTGAATCCAGACCTTCTAAAGAGGGATTAGGTCATTATATATTTTTCATAGATCTTGAAGGGCATAGATTGGATGATGATATAGGACGTATTTTAAAGCATTTAGAGGAAAACACTTCATTCTTTAAGATTTTAGGTTCTTATCCTGTATTTAGTGAAGATTTATTCAAATAA
- a CDS encoding PsbP-related protein: protein MKKIIGIGLVLIILIVGVSFFINNPIGNNDGDDLSQQSVDYSENGISLSMPGNWVSAKSNSNETVLAVADPDAKDSSGFNSINVNIEKKSNARSLQSEFTSNYNTLARNSDFNILYMGNVSFNGAAAMEADYTSVANNQTKQHKAIWVQKGSDIYVILCSAPESEFNNMVGTFDFIINSVKL from the coding sequence ATGAAAAAAATTATTGGTATCGGATTAGTATTAATTATATTGATTGTAGGTGTTTCATTTTTCATAAATAATCCTATAGGTAATAATGATGGAGATGACCTTTCACAGCAATCAGTGGATTATTCAGAAAATGGAATATCATTATCAATGCCTGGGAATTGGGTTTCTGCAAAATCCAACTCTAATGAAACAGTTTTAGCGGTTGCAGACCCTGATGCAAAGGATTCCTCAGGTTTTAATAGTATTAATGTGAATATTGAAAAGAAATCAAATGCAAGATCCCTACAATCTGAATTCACTTCCAATTACAATACATTGGCTCGTAATTCTGATTTTAATATTTTATACATGGGTAATGTTTCATTCAATGGTGCAGCTGCTATGGAAGCGGATTACACTTCTGTAGCAAACAATCAAACAAAACAGCATAAAGCTATTTGGGTTCAAAAGGGATCTGATATTTATGTTATCTTATGTTCTGCACCGGAATCTGAATTCAATAATATGGTAGGTACTTTTGATTTCATTATCAATAGTGTTAAATTATAA